The Archocentrus centrarchus isolate MPI-CPG fArcCen1 chromosome 7, fArcCen1, whole genome shotgun sequence genome window below encodes:
- the LOC115783713 gene encoding probable G-protein coupled receptor 160, which yields MLPELPSLSETSHTVKMLAIIQQWEGVSGSYTDNTVKYVFLLFSKAGLEMVIFHLLSQKRYTFFINVCSLSIILADLVLASLMATVWFLGADQSFAPCFLLANASAAYGKLPLPMICLGLLDYSLGNICLSKHRAFWKTLWNVFLTFLTWLLAVWFSFGSPDTKLMNWSCGKRIKALVCEVEESTLMSYFIAGLFTAVLLIMLPFWSQIPQWVKEAERLCEAREEQESMRSDLLFTLTSCTETKSDEENYLEDVIQHRPPLWISLTLGFATLWMPFLVMSMGFLILGSGLPAHISVNVLWLECTNSLLLGVVFWIKSRTLGPHNHLPENVCLWSVYWHLSKGTQQKQLPVLSPSKEKINIFYYV from the coding sequence ATGCTGCCAGAGTTGCCATCCTTGTCTGAAACAAGTCACACTGTCAAAATGCTGGCCATCATACAACAATGGGAGGGAGTGTCTGGCAGTTACACAGACAACACTGTAAagtatgtttttcttctgttttccaaAGCAGGACTGGAAATGGTGATCTTTCATTTACTGAGTCAAAAACGGTACACCTTCTTTATAAATGTGTGCAGCCTGTCCATCATACTGGCTGACTTGGTACTTGCCTCTTTAATGGCAACTGTGTGGTTTCTTGGAGCTGACCAGTCTTTTGCACCCTGCTTCCTTTTGGCTAATGCCTCAGCAGCATATGGAAAATTGCCACTGCCCATGATATGCCTAGGTTTACTGGACTACTCTTTGGGAAACATCTGTCTTAGCAAGCACAGAGCCTTCTGGAAAACCCTCTGGAATGTATTCCTGACATTTCTCACGTGGCTGCTAGCAGTCTGGTTCTCCTTTGGTTCTCCTGATACTAAACTGATGAATTGGAGTTGTGGAAAAAGGATTAAAGCTCTGGTGTGTGAAGTGGAGGAGTCAACATTGATGAGCTATTTCATCGCTGGGCTTTTCACTGCAGTACTTCTAATAATGCTGCCATTTTGGTCACAAATTCCCCAGTGGGTAAAAGAGGCTGAGAGGTTGTGTGAAGCAAGGGAAGAACAAGAGAGTATGAGGAGCGACTTGTTATTCACTTTAACCTCCTGCACAGAGACAAAGAGTGATGAAGAGAATTACCTGGAGGATGTGATCCAGCATCGACCGCCTCTGTGGATCAGCCTGACACTGGGCTTTGCTACATTGTGGATGCCTTTTCTTGTTATGTCTATGGGCTTTTTGATTCTTGGCTCTGGACTACCTGCCCACATCTCTGTTAATGTATTGTGGTTGGAATGTACCAACAGTTTACTGCTGGGTGTAGTATTCTGGATAAAGAGCAGGACTCTAGGGCCACACAACCATCTACCCGAAAACGTGTGCTTATGGAGCGTTTACTGGCATTTGAGCAAAGGAACACAACAGAAGCAACTTCCTGTGCTCAGCCCTTCAAAAGAGAagataaacattttttattatgtgTAA